One segment of Leptospira langatensis DNA contains the following:
- a CDS encoding ClpXP protease specificity-enhancing factor SspB — translation MDNPNLEDIQALREFKKQLFSVYWERFGTFYVHAMPHPDLKIGKRGLVGEEPESGIILVIGPRAARDIRIEEEWVYAELQFGYTWEEVFLPWDSIFRYFDKSQQTVTQMRIFLGKVEVPSSKPEAPKEEITDEASRSETSSKSKKRKDNVIQVDFGSKSKK, via the coding sequence ATGGATAATCCGAATTTAGAAGACATACAGGCGCTTCGCGAATTCAAAAAACAACTTTTCTCAGTATATTGGGAAAGGTTCGGCACCTTCTATGTACATGCAATGCCCCATCCGGATCTGAAAATAGGCAAACGAGGACTCGTGGGCGAAGAGCCCGAATCCGGCATTATCCTAGTCATAGGCCCGCGCGCCGCCAGGGATATCCGCATCGAAGAAGAATGGGTCTATGCAGAACTGCAATTCGGTTATACTTGGGAAGAAGTCTTTCTTCCTTGGGATTCCATCTTCCGATATTTTGATAAGTCTCAGCAGACTGTGACCCAGATGCGAATCTTCTTAGGAAAGGTAGAGGTGCCTTCTTCCAAACCGGAAGCTCCTAAAGAAGAAATAACGGACGAAGCATCCAGATCGGAGACTTCTTCTAAGAGTAAGAAACGAAAAGATAATGTAATCCAAGTCGACTTCGGGAGTAAATCTAAGAAATGA
- a CDS encoding NCS2 family permease has product MSKYKWFVAGDLDGFFGLMIDNLIQILVLVGLCIGLCGMPQEFVFSVVIPGAAISLLVGNVFYAWQAARLAHSENRSDVTALPYGINTVSLFAFVFFVMFPVYQKTNSYKAAWSIGLLASFISGLIEFLGAFVAEKIRKATPRAALLSALAGIALTFISMDFLVRTFLNPLVAFIPFGIILLQYFGKVVFPFKIPGGLISVIAGTLLAWYSPYFSGRTLMDADALRSSWNIGLYLPIWSGGELFSAWGHADIREYLSIILPMGIFNVIGSLQNIESAEAAGDKFNTRNSLMVNGLGTMVGSLFGSPFPTTIYIGHPGWKALGARAGYSSLNGVFMTLVAFLGLIGFVSKLIPVEAGMAIVLWIGIVIGAQAFEATPTRHAPAVVIGLLPALAGWGVLLIQSAFNYADPILSKAIEGTTAASMTPNIWLSSVPLDQPIFPYSLAGLLSLSQGFLLSAMVWASIATFVIDRDFKKAIIASLAGVLLAATGFIHAYALRGNAIITPFELNFGPFVQGYLLLAGLFLLASFLKKEPRSV; this is encoded by the coding sequence ATGAGCAAATACAAATGGTTTGTTGCCGGAGACCTAGACGGGTTCTTCGGGTTAATGATCGATAACCTGATCCAAATACTGGTTCTAGTCGGGTTATGTATCGGACTCTGCGGAATGCCGCAAGAATTCGTGTTTAGTGTCGTGATCCCTGGAGCGGCAATTTCTCTCTTAGTCGGAAATGTTTTCTATGCCTGGCAGGCCGCGAGACTTGCTCATTCGGAAAACAGAAGCGATGTGACCGCACTTCCTTACGGGATCAATACGGTTTCCTTGTTTGCATTCGTGTTCTTTGTGATGTTCCCGGTCTACCAAAAGACAAACAGTTATAAGGCGGCCTGGTCTATCGGACTACTTGCTAGCTTTATCTCCGGTCTCATCGAATTCTTAGGAGCGTTCGTCGCGGAGAAGATCAGAAAGGCGACTCCTAGAGCGGCTCTTCTTTCCGCACTTGCAGGGATCGCACTTACTTTCATCTCCATGGATTTCTTGGTAAGAACCTTTTTGAATCCATTGGTAGCATTCATTCCTTTCGGGATCATTCTACTCCAGTATTTTGGGAAAGTGGTCTTTCCATTCAAGATCCCCGGAGGATTGATCTCTGTGATCGCAGGTACCTTACTTGCTTGGTATTCTCCTTATTTCTCGGGAAGGACTTTAATGGATGCGGATGCGTTACGCTCTTCTTGGAACATAGGGCTCTATCTTCCGATTTGGAGCGGAGGAGAATTATTCTCTGCCTGGGGGCATGCGGACATTAGAGAATACCTTTCTATCATTCTACCCATGGGAATATTCAACGTGATCGGTTCCTTGCAGAACATAGAATCCGCAGAGGCCGCAGGAGATAAATTCAATACTCGCAATTCTCTCATGGTAAATGGACTCGGGACCATGGTTGGATCCCTTTTCGGATCTCCCTTCCCTACAACCATCTATATAGGACATCCAGGCTGGAAGGCTCTTGGTGCAAGAGCAGGATATTCTAGCTTGAACGGAGTGTTCATGACCCTGGTCGCGTTCTTGGGACTCATCGGATTCGTTTCCAAACTCATTCCTGTCGAGGCGGGAATGGCGATCGTTCTCTGGATCGGGATCGTGATCGGAGCACAAGCATTCGAAGCGACACCGACTCGACATGCACCAGCAGTGGTGATCGGACTTCTTCCTGCGTTAGCAGGCTGGGGAGTATTGCTGATCCAAAGCGCATTCAATTATGCGGATCCGATCCTCTCTAAGGCGATCGAAGGAACGACAGCCGCTTCTATGACCCCGAATATTTGGTTGTCTTCCGTGCCTTTGGACCAACCCATCTTTCCGTATTCATTAGCGGGACTCTTGAGCCTTTCCCAAGGATTCTTATTATCTGCCATGGTATGGGCCTCTATCGCTACTTTCGTGATCGATCGGGATTTCAAGAAGGCGATCATCGCAAGTTTAGCAGGAGTTTTACTCGCTGCCACCGGATTTATCCATGCATACGCCTTGCGGGGAAATGCAATTATCACGCCATTTGAGCTAAACTTTGGTCCATTTGTGCAAGGATATCTATTACTTGCAGGACTTTTTCTATTGGCTTCCTTCTTGAAAAAGGAACCAAGATCGGTCTAA
- the htpX gene encoding protease HtpX produces MALFRRFGLFAITNIVVISTIAFLVRVSGLGEYLERSGISYSGLLLFCTIWGMGGAFISLLLSKVMVKMSMGVQIIDPKNASGWQRDLLVRVQRLAQGAGLPMPEVGYYQSPEINAFATGPSRDSALVAVSTGLLNGMDSAEVDGVLGHELTHVANGDMVTMTLVQGVVNSFVFFFAWIVSQIIASQLSRRDDEGRGGGGFFMQYMIQQVLVMVFGLLGSIVVAYVSRAREFRADAGGAKLAGRENMIRALERLKVAFTHDPVDQRGESIATLKISNRGGGLASLFATHPPLEERIAALRARAY; encoded by the coding sequence ATGGCGCTTTTTCGTAGATTCGGATTGTTTGCGATCACCAATATCGTAGTAATTTCCACGATCGCTTTCTTAGTAAGAGTTTCCGGTTTAGGGGAATACCTGGAACGTTCCGGAATTTCTTATTCCGGATTATTATTATTCTGCACGATCTGGGGGATGGGAGGAGCCTTCATTTCTCTTCTTCTCTCCAAAGTAATGGTAAAGATGTCGATGGGCGTGCAGATCATCGACCCCAAAAACGCATCCGGATGGCAAAGAGACCTTCTCGTCCGAGTGCAAAGATTGGCGCAAGGAGCGGGACTCCCTATGCCGGAAGTAGGATACTATCAGTCTCCTGAGATCAACGCATTTGCAACCGGTCCAAGCAGGGACAGCGCTCTCGTTGCAGTTTCAACAGGGCTCTTGAATGGAATGGATAGTGCAGAAGTGGACGGCGTTCTCGGTCACGAATTGACTCACGTCGCGAACGGAGACATGGTTACCATGACCCTGGTGCAAGGAGTAGTGAACTCCTTTGTATTCTTCTTTGCTTGGATCGTAAGCCAGATCATCGCATCCCAGCTCTCTCGTAGAGACGACGAGGGAAGAGGAGGCGGAGGCTTCTTCATGCAGTACATGATCCAACAGGTATTGGTCATGGTATTCGGGCTTTTAGGATCTATAGTAGTAGCCTACGTATCCAGGGCTCGTGAGTTCAGAGCGGATGCAGGCGGTGCAAAGCTCGCAGGTCGCGAAAATATGATCCGGGCCTTGGAAAGACTGAAAGTCGCCTTCACTCATGATCCTGTGGACCAAAGAGGAGAATCCATCGCCACGTTGAAAATCTCCAATAGAGGCGGAGGACTTGCATCCTTATTTGCGACTCACCCACCTTTAGAAGAAAGAATTGCCGCTCTTAGAGCGAGAGCATACTAA
- a CDS encoding adenine phosphoribosyltransferase yields MSIVKSKIRTIPDYPRKGIMFRDITSLLLDPEGLALTIGTFVDRYTGKGITKVAGIEARGFIIGAPLAFQLGVGFIPIRKKGKLPSETVSQEYDLEYGKDVIEIHKDSVVPGDRILLMDDLIATGGTMIAAAQLLQKLGAEVPEAGVIIDLPDLGGATKLSKDLGVNVFSICEFEGH; encoded by the coding sequence ATGTCCATCGTCAAAAGTAAAATTCGCACCATTCCGGACTATCCCCGAAAAGGGATCATGTTCAGAGATATCACGTCCTTATTATTAGATCCTGAGGGTCTCGCACTTACTATCGGGACCTTCGTGGATCGTTATACCGGCAAAGGAATTACCAAGGTAGCCGGAATAGAAGCCAGAGGATTCATTATAGGAGCGCCCCTCGCCTTCCAACTCGGAGTGGGATTCATTCCTATCCGAAAAAAAGGAAAGCTTCCTTCTGAGACAGTTTCCCAAGAATACGATCTGGAATACGGCAAAGACGTGATCGAGATCCATAAGGACTCTGTCGTTCCTGGAGATCGCATTCTTCTTATGGACGATCTGATCGCTACAGGCGGAACAATGATCGCTGCGGCACAGCTGCTCCAAAAACTGGGTGCAGAAGTTCCGGAGGCAGGAGTCATTATCGATCTTCCGGATCTAGGCGGAGCCACAAAGTTAAGCAAGGATCTAGGTGTGAACGTTTTCTCTATTTGCGAGTTTGAGGGTCATTAG
- a CDS encoding S1C family serine protease → MQILKSGLLVFVTLVSFGIHSEEKTDFDHVRKAVVQIKVYSQAFSAYTPWATEGVRASSGTGFLIGNKRILTNAHVISNAKYIQVQRYNQTEWYRVKILHVAHDCDLAILEAEDPEFYKESTELSLGEIPELNSPLIVVGYPIGGNKVSVTRGIVSRKEQSKYEHSSVDSHLVLQVDAAINPGNSGGPAIQDNQVVGVAFQVATKGENIGYLIPTKVIRHFLKDIEDGKYDGYVELGIGTFNSFNTALRKAKGIPDGLEGVFVNRILPHGSADGYLKEGDYLTQIDGLTIGRNGTITLDKDARVDFTETVDNKNSGEPIRFKVFRDGKFLDVEFKARRMPDFDFMRNRYDTPFDYAMIGGLLFQEMSRDLLGAWSRAGNTSGGSQFLFRYDYFIEDGMNSTKKADVVLYRKLAHPVNSSADYFLNLVLESVNGEPVNSLADLKKIMSESKSRFLKLKFLDIELPLILDREESKKADSQIRSTYGLE, encoded by the coding sequence ATGCAAATCCTGAAATCGGGTCTTCTAGTATTTGTAACCCTAGTCTCTTTTGGGATCCATTCGGAGGAAAAAACCGATTTCGATCATGTCCGAAAAGCAGTCGTTCAGATCAAAGTCTATTCCCAAGCATTCAGCGCTTACACTCCTTGGGCAACCGAAGGGGTCCGTGCCAGTTCAGGCACAGGATTCCTGATCGGGAACAAAAGAATATTAACAAATGCTCATGTAATTTCTAATGCAAAATACATTCAGGTCCAAAGATACAACCAGACCGAATGGTACAGGGTCAAGATCCTGCATGTGGCTCATGATTGCGATCTTGCTATCTTAGAAGCCGAAGATCCCGAATTCTATAAGGAATCCACCGAGTTGAGCCTGGGAGAGATCCCGGAACTCAACTCCCCTCTTATTGTGGTAGGATATCCGATTGGCGGGAATAAGGTCTCCGTCACAAGAGGGATCGTTTCCCGAAAAGAGCAATCTAAGTATGAGCATTCTTCCGTAGACAGTCATTTGGTCCTACAGGTGGATGCGGCAATCAATCCTGGTAACTCCGGCGGACCCGCAATCCAGGACAACCAGGTAGTAGGAGTCGCCTTCCAGGTGGCGACCAAGGGAGAGAATATAGGATATCTCATTCCCACCAAGGTCATCCGTCATTTCCTGAAAGATATTGAGGACGGAAAATACGACGGCTACGTAGAGCTTGGGATAGGTACATTCAATTCTTTTAATACTGCTCTTCGCAAAGCCAAAGGGATCCCGGATGGACTCGAAGGAGTATTCGTGAATCGCATTCTTCCTCATGGATCTGCGGACGGATATCTAAAGGAAGGGGATTATCTCACCCAGATCGACGGACTTACGATCGGTCGCAATGGAACCATTACCTTGGATAAGGACGCTAGAGTGGATTTCACGGAAACCGTGGACAATAAGAACTCCGGAGAACCGATCCGGTTCAAAGTATTCCGCGATGGTAAGTTCTTGGATGTGGAATTCAAGGCCAGAAGAATGCCTGATTTCGACTTTATGAGAAATCGTTACGATACTCCTTTCGATTATGCAATGATCGGAGGACTTCTGTTCCAAGAAATGTCCAGGGATTTACTGGGAGCCTGGAGCAGAGCCGGAAATACTTCCGGAGGAAGCCAGTTCCTATTTAGATATGATTATTTCATCGAAGACGGAATGAATAGCACTAAGAAAGCGGATGTGGTCTTGTACAGAAAACTCGCTCATCCTGTGAATTCTTCTGCGGATTATTTCTTGAATCTGGTCTTAGAATCGGTGAACGGAGAGCCTGTGAATAGTCTCGCAGATCTGAAAAAGATCATGTCCGAATCCAAATCCAGATTCCTTAAATTAAAATTCTTAGATATAGAATTACCTCTGATCTTGGATAGAGAAGAGTCCAAGAAAGCGGACTCTCAAATCCGAAGCACGTACGGTCTGGAGTAA
- a CDS encoding S1C family serine protease, protein MYIRILSAILVFGFGVSSVQAKTKTSKKSKETRLESSNSVPSSKSEEEFKKSIVQVKISYQEQDYFNPWKKKNPKVRRGVGIVVSGNRIILPAHLLSYSTLIEVKKHSSYAETKATISKIDYETNLALLKVDEEGFYKDLAPLEFHSNISYPKQVSIYQLDNSGSIQSAVGALVSMDLDQYPQGLVELPILDINSTETLNGNGEVVLEDGKATGILFDFSGDKNSGRAIPSFLIQKFLGKFGTSEISYKGFRYRPVTDQATKDYYGIKEKDQGILVAEILPNSSADGVLKIGDVILEFGGKKIDSKGYFDHPKYGKQVLSYIAHIGDEFGFQTGKSVPLKILREGKPLDIALPLKPFPYTSVRIPHKNPSLRSDYYFDGGFLFIELSEGYLLEWGKDWRSKVDRKLLYSFDYDKFSSPGKEAGKIVLLSQVIPDESNNGYHEVSGRIVIKVNGKPVRAAKDISKEVKESKSRYVIVLLDDGTEIVLDKNVLSEANARIQKEYRIPASGMGEH, encoded by the coding sequence TTGTACATTCGTATTCTTTCTGCGATCTTAGTATTCGGATTCGGGGTCTCATCCGTCCAAGCAAAGACCAAGACTTCTAAAAAGAGCAAAGAGACAAGACTCGAGTCTTCTAATTCGGTCCCTTCTTCCAAGTCGGAAGAGGAATTCAAGAAGAGTATCGTTCAAGTTAAGATCTCTTACCAAGAGCAGGACTACTTCAATCCTTGGAAAAAGAAAAACCCGAAAGTACGAAGAGGGGTCGGGATCGTTGTCTCCGGAAATCGGATCATTTTGCCGGCACATCTTCTCTCCTACTCCACTCTGATCGAAGTCAAAAAGCATTCTTCGTACGCAGAGACAAAGGCCACGATCTCTAAGATCGATTACGAAACGAATTTAGCATTACTAAAAGTAGACGAGGAAGGTTTCTATAAGGATCTGGCTCCCCTAGAATTCCATTCTAATATCAGTTATCCGAAACAAGTCTCTATTTACCAGTTGGACAATTCCGGTTCGATCCAATCCGCAGTTGGCGCTTTAGTCAGTATGGATCTCGATCAGTATCCCCAAGGCTTGGTAGAACTCCCTATTTTGGACATCAACTCCACGGAAACATTGAACGGAAATGGAGAAGTAGTACTAGAAGATGGCAAGGCCACAGGGATCCTATTCGATTTTTCCGGAGACAAGAACTCCGGGAGAGCAATTCCTTCCTTTCTGATCCAGAAATTCCTGGGGAAATTCGGAACATCAGAGATCTCTTATAAAGGATTCCGTTATAGACCGGTTACCGATCAGGCGACCAAGGATTATTATGGGATCAAGGAGAAAGACCAAGGCATTCTTGTAGCCGAGATACTTCCGAATAGCTCCGCAGATGGAGTATTAAAGATCGGCGATGTGATCTTAGAGTTCGGCGGCAAGAAGATAGACTCCAAAGGATATTTCGATCACCCTAAGTACGGCAAACAGGTACTGTCTTATATCGCGCATATAGGAGACGAATTCGGTTTCCAAACGGGCAAGTCAGTCCCTCTCAAGATACTGAGAGAAGGAAAGCCTTTGGACATCGCTCTTCCTCTGAAGCCTTTCCCGTATACTTCCGTTCGAATTCCTCATAAGAATCCTTCTTTGAGATCCGATTACTATTTCGACGGAGGCTTCTTATTCATAGAGCTTTCCGAAGGATATTTGTTGGAATGGGGAAAGGATTGGAGGTCCAAAGTAGATCGCAAACTACTCTACTCCTTCGATTACGATAAATTCAGTTCCCCCGGAAAAGAAGCAGGCAAGATCGTACTCTTATCCCAGGTCATTCCTGACGAATCGAATAACGGATACCATGAGGTCTCCGGTAGGATCGTGATCAAGGTAAATGGCAAACCGGTCCGTGCGGCGAAAGACATTTCTAAGGAAGTCAAAGAATCCAAGTCACGTTATGTGATCGTTCTTCTGGACGATGGGACAGAGATTGTTTTGGATAAGAATGTACTTTCCGAAGCCAATGCGAGGATCCAAAAAGAATACAGGATCCCAGCTAGCGGAATGGGCGAACATTAA
- a CDS encoding LB_289 family protein codes for MKRTELERRERDLRKAQKKEEALEKRSGQGASVGDFIDQLSGLFRHDATEIFNTKDDINVLEVLEEMQAIIPQKKWDDVLKKAIKKTGVVEKDRAYKELTELLSLDEEESEEEEVGV; via the coding sequence ATGAAACGGACCGAATTGGAGAGACGAGAAAGAGATCTCCGTAAAGCGCAAAAGAAAGAAGAAGCCCTGGAGAAACGCTCCGGACAAGGGGCTAGCGTTGGTGATTTTATAGACCAACTATCCGGATTATTTCGCCACGATGCTACCGAGATCTTCAATACAAAAGACGATATCAACGTATTGGAAGTCCTGGAAGAAATGCAGGCGATCATCCCACAAAAGAAATGGGACGATGTGCTCAAGAAAGCCATCAAGAAAACCGGAGTGGTTGAGAAAGACAGAGCTTATAAAGAGCTCACTGAATTGCTTAGCCTAGACGAAGAGGAAAGCGAAGAAGAAGAGGTAGGAGTTTAA
- a CDS encoding RNA recognition motif domain-containing protein, producing MQNRKLFVGNLNYSVGQNEITELFSNYGEVSYAKIIEGKGFGFVEMANEEQANNAKNSLNGTDFKGRTLNIDIAKPQTFKPRGNGGGGRR from the coding sequence ATGCAGAATCGCAAACTTTTTGTTGGAAATCTTAATTACTCAGTTGGTCAAAACGAGATCACTGAATTGTTCTCAAATTACGGAGAAGTCTCTTACGCGAAAATTATCGAAGGGAAGGGATTTGGTTTCGTAGAAATGGCAAATGAGGAACAGGCTAATAACGCTAAGAATAGCCTGAACGGAACCGATTTCAAAGGAAGAACTTTGAATATCGATATCGCTAAGCCTCAGACTTTCAAACCAAGAGGTAACGGCGGCGGCGGAAGACGCTAA
- a CDS encoding AZOBR_p60025 family cell surface glycopolymer formation protein, which translates to MPTFFQTIRTIEKDLRANAARIFGSRRNTTLVFILLYSISSYFVWKKYEFRPSSQINFGKEFADQNAEETPKGAIVFLGEEGNLGAGYDGQIFYYYSRMLSEWSLNWPKGFETSFRAPRIGYPLLVSPFGWFGQQGTIFGMYILNLGLFYLSYLALRNILPEGKEYLSAIYLLSPFALGSYILLVSDTIMMGLILLSYWSYEKKKFLAFSIFGGLAILTKEQAVFLLFPLGIETLYQRDYKKSLWVLSSLLLPVCWSLYLRTQFPEWTPGSLGNFFDPLAGILGYLSELQQAIGGGGQGLVGLAKKFSRFPLLLLLLYGTFLVFQGNWRQGLAFRIGFGITMLTVFAGGYVLYWATYENVSRMFTISVPLLILWQREDESLTANPYWYLVAIVLAGFLIKLALISKPLRYVVW; encoded by the coding sequence ATGCCTACCTTCTTCCAAACCATACGTACGATCGAAAAGGATCTGAGAGCGAATGCCGCAAGGATCTTCGGGTCTAGAAGGAATACGACTCTCGTATTTATCCTTCTCTACTCGATCTCCTCTTACTTTGTTTGGAAGAAGTATGAATTTCGTCCTAGTTCCCAGATCAATTTCGGAAAGGAATTTGCGGACCAGAACGCGGAAGAAACTCCTAAAGGAGCCATCGTGTTCTTGGGGGAAGAAGGAAATCTAGGCGCTGGATACGACGGTCAGATCTTCTATTATTATTCCAGAATGTTATCCGAATGGAGTTTGAACTGGCCCAAGGGATTCGAGACAAGCTTTCGAGCTCCTAGGATCGGATACCCTCTTTTGGTTTCGCCCTTCGGTTGGTTCGGGCAGCAGGGAACCATTTTCGGGATGTACATATTGAATCTAGGCCTATTCTATCTTTCGTATCTTGCCCTTCGGAATATTTTGCCGGAAGGGAAAGAATACCTAAGTGCGATCTATCTTCTTTCTCCTTTTGCCCTGGGAAGTTATATACTTTTGGTTTCCGACACGATAATGATGGGCCTTATTCTTCTCTCCTATTGGTCCTACGAAAAGAAGAAGTTCCTCGCTTTTTCGATCTTCGGAGGACTCGCCATTCTAACGAAGGAACAGGCCGTTTTCCTATTATTCCCCCTTGGTATAGAGACCCTTTATCAAAGAGACTATAAAAAGAGCCTATGGGTGCTTTCTTCCTTACTTCTTCCGGTTTGCTGGAGTTTATATTTGAGAACCCAATTCCCAGAATGGACCCCAGGATCCCTGGGGAACTTTTTCGACCCCCTTGCCGGCATACTCGGATACTTGTCGGAACTCCAACAGGCAATCGGCGGGGGAGGCCAGGGATTGGTTGGGCTCGCCAAGAAATTCTCCCGTTTTCCTCTGCTTCTGCTCTTGCTCTATGGGACCTTTCTTGTTTTCCAAGGGAATTGGAGACAAGGACTGGCCTTCCGGATTGGATTCGGGATTACTATGTTGACGGTGTTTGCGGGAGGCTATGTCCTATATTGGGCTACATACGAGAACGTTTCCAGGATGTTTACAATCAGCGTTCCTCTCCTAATCCTCTGGCAAAGAGAAGACGAGAGTCTAACAGCCAATCCATACTGGTACTTGGTCGCGATCGTACTTGCCGGATTTTTGATCAAATTAGCCCTAATCTCCAAGCCTCTGCGTTACGTCGTATGGTAG